A region from the Geobacillus vulcani PSS1 genome encodes:
- the ccsB gene encoding c-type cytochrome biogenesis protein CcsB, which translates to MAQLSSTLLYIAFVLYLIGTFFFGGAIRDKRTQTAGKDRWSQLGIAVTIIGFLAQLGYFITRWIAAGHAPVSNLFEFTTFFGMMLVAAFIIIYFIYRLSVLGLFALPVALLIIAYASMFPREISPLIPALQSDWLHIHVTTAAAGEAILAISFVAGLIYLIRVVDQSKPSKRTFWLEVVMFCLITTLGFVIVSTAFGLSGYEAKFTWIDKNKQPDEMIYEMPALVGPHKGKLAKESADRMKPFVEMPAIINAKKLNTVIWSLMAGAVLYMGLRLLLRKRIAAALKPLVKNVNLDLTDEISYRAVAIGFPVFTLGALIFAMIWAQIAWTRFWGWDPKEVWALITWLFYAAFLHLRLSKGWHGEKSAWLAVIGFAIIMFNLVAVNLVIAGLHSYAGT; encoded by the coding sequence ATGGCACAGCTTAGCAGCACATTGCTATATATCGCGTTCGTTCTATATTTGATCGGCACGTTCTTTTTCGGCGGCGCCATTCGCGATAAGCGCACACAGACGGCAGGGAAAGACCGCTGGTCGCAGCTTGGCATCGCGGTGACGATCATTGGTTTTCTTGCACAGCTTGGCTATTTCATCACGCGCTGGATCGCCGCTGGGCATGCGCCAGTGAGCAACTTGTTCGAGTTTACGACCTTTTTTGGCATGATGCTGGTCGCTGCCTTCATTATTATTTATTTCATTTACCGGCTGAGCGTGCTCGGGTTGTTTGCCCTTCCCGTTGCTTTGCTCATCATCGCCTATGCGAGCATGTTTCCGCGCGAAATTTCGCCGCTCATTCCCGCCTTGCAAAGCGATTGGCTGCACATCCATGTGACGACGGCGGCGGCCGGCGAAGCGATTTTGGCGATCAGTTTTGTCGCCGGACTCATTTATTTGATTCGCGTCGTCGATCAATCGAAGCCATCGAAGCGGACGTTTTGGCTCGAAGTGGTCATGTTTTGCTTAATTACCACGCTCGGCTTTGTCATCGTTTCGACCGCGTTTGGTCTTTCCGGCTATGAGGCGAAGTTTACATGGATTGATAAAAACAAACAGCCGGATGAGATGATCTACGAGATGCCGGCGCTTGTCGGACCGCATAAAGGAAAGCTGGCAAAAGAAAGCGCTGACCGCATGAAGCCGTTCGTTGAAATGCCAGCCATCATCAACGCAAAAAAGCTCAATACGGTCATTTGGTCGCTTATGGCCGGAGCTGTGCTGTACATGGGGCTTCGCCTTCTTTTGCGCAAGCGAATCGCCGCGGCGCTCAAGCCGCTGGTGAAAAACGTCAACTTGGATTTGACTGATGAGATCAGCTATCGGGCGGTGGCGATTGGCTTTCCAGTGTTTACGCTCGGGGCTCTCATCTTTGCCATGATTTGGGCGCAAATCGCTTGGACCCGCTTTTGGGGCTGGGATCCGAAAGAAGTATGGGCGCTGATCACTTGGCTGTTTTACGCCGCCTTTTTGCATCTTCGTTTGTCAAAAGGTTGGCACGGTGAAAAGTCGGCATGGCTCGCCGTCATCGGCTTTGCGATTATTATGTTTAACTTGGTGGCGGTCAACCTCGTCATCGCGGGGCTGCACTCGTACGCCGGAACATAA